From Streptomonospora salina, the proteins below share one genomic window:
- the folE gene encoding GTP cyclohydrolase I FolE gives MVVPEHHEVDHARIEKAVREILLAIGEDPERDGLRDTPARVARAYEEQFAGLGQKPEDVLTTVFEAGHEEMVLIRDIELYSTCEHHLVPFYGSAHVGYIPNSKGQITGLSKIARLVDVYARRPQVQERLTTQVADGIMAHLDPRGVIVVIEAEHLCMTMRGVRKPGAKTVTSAVRGDFRNRDRTRSEAMSLILGHD, from the coding sequence CTGGTCGTGCCCGAACACCACGAGGTCGACCACGCGCGCATCGAGAAGGCGGTCCGGGAGATCCTGCTGGCCATCGGCGAGGACCCGGAACGGGACGGCCTGCGCGACACCCCCGCCCGGGTCGCGCGGGCCTACGAGGAGCAGTTCGCGGGACTGGGGCAGAAGCCCGAGGACGTGCTGACCACGGTGTTCGAGGCAGGCCATGAGGAGATGGTGCTGATCCGCGACATCGAGCTGTACTCCACCTGCGAGCACCACCTCGTGCCCTTCTACGGCAGCGCGCACGTGGGCTACATCCCCAACAGCAAAGGCCAGATCACCGGGCTGTCCAAGATCGCCCGGCTGGTGGACGTCTACGCCCGCCGCCCCCAGGTCCAGGAGCGGCTGACCACCCAGGTCGCCGACGGCATCATGGCCCATCTGGACCCGCGCGGCGTGATCGTGGTCATCGAGGCCGAGCACCTGTGCATGACGATGCGCGGAGTCCGCAAGCCCGGTGCGAAGACGGTGACGTCGGCGGTGCGCGGCGACTTCCGCAACCGCGACCGCACACGGTCCGAGGCGATGAGCCTGATCCTGGGGCACGACTGA